A single genomic interval of Terriglobus albidus harbors:
- the groL gene encoding chaperonin GroEL (60 kDa chaperone family; promotes refolding of misfolded polypeptides especially under stressful conditions; forms two stacked rings of heptamers to form a barrel-shaped 14mer; ends can be capped by GroES; misfolded proteins enter the barrel where they are refolded when GroES binds) has protein sequence MAKQILHGEDSRQAILRGVNTLADAVKVTLGPKGRNVVIEKKFGSPTITKDGVTVAKEIELKDPIENVGAQLVKEVASKTSDVAGDGTTTATVLAQAIYREGVKTVAAGANPTALKRGIDKAVETIVGKRKEDGSVEGGALAKLSKPVSGDMIAQVGTISANADSQIGSIIAAAMQKVGKDGVITVEESKTMETQLDVVEGMQFDRGYLSPYFVTDAERMEAVLENPYILIYEKKISTMKDLLPLLEQIARTGKPLVIIAEDVDGEALATLVVNKLRGTLNVAAVKAPGFGDRRKAMLGDIAILTGGRAITEDLGIKLESVKLEDLGTAKRVTIDKDNTTIVDGAGKDTEIEGRVREIRAQVEKTTSDYDREKLQERLAKLVGGVAVIKVGAATETEMKEKKARVEDAMHATRAAVEEGIVPGGGVALVRCAKDVDALIKTLEGDEKIGASIIRRAIEEPLRQIVGNAGEEGAVVVGKILEGKDNQGYNAATGVFEDLVAAGVIDPTKVTRTALQNAASISGLLLTTEALISEIPEKAAPAAGGHSHGGGMDGMY, from the coding sequence TCGAGAAGAAGTTCGGCTCCCCAACCATCACCAAGGACGGCGTGACGGTTGCCAAAGAGATCGAGCTCAAGGATCCGATCGAGAACGTCGGCGCCCAGCTCGTCAAGGAAGTCGCCTCGAAGACCTCGGACGTTGCCGGTGACGGCACCACCACCGCTACCGTTCTGGCGCAGGCCATCTATCGCGAGGGCGTGAAGACCGTTGCCGCCGGCGCGAACCCCACCGCTCTGAAGCGCGGCATCGACAAGGCTGTCGAGACCATCGTGGGCAAGCGCAAGGAAGACGGCTCGGTTGAGGGCGGCGCCCTGGCCAAGCTCTCGAAGCCGGTCTCCGGCGACATGATCGCTCAGGTGGGCACCATCTCGGCCAACGCCGACTCGCAGATCGGCTCCATCATCGCTGCCGCCATGCAGAAGGTTGGTAAGGATGGCGTGATCACCGTGGAAGAGTCCAAGACCATGGAGACGCAGCTCGACGTCGTCGAAGGCATGCAGTTCGACCGCGGTTACCTGTCGCCTTACTTCGTCACCGATGCGGAGCGCATGGAAGCCGTTCTCGAGAACCCCTACATCCTCATCTACGAGAAGAAGATCTCCACGATGAAGGACCTGCTGCCCCTGCTGGAGCAGATCGCCCGCACCGGCAAGCCGCTGGTCATCATCGCCGAGGACGTCGACGGTGAGGCCCTGGCGACCCTGGTCGTCAACAAGCTGCGTGGCACGCTGAACGTTGCCGCCGTCAAGGCGCCTGGCTTCGGTGACCGCCGCAAGGCCATGCTGGGCGACATCGCCATCCTGACCGGTGGCCGCGCCATCACCGAAGACCTCGGCATCAAGCTCGAGAGCGTGAAGCTCGAGGACCTGGGCACCGCCAAGCGCGTGACCATCGACAAGGACAACACCACCATCGTCGACGGCGCCGGTAAGGACACCGAGATCGAAGGCCGCGTGCGCGAGATTCGTGCGCAGGTTGAGAAGACCACCTCCGACTACGACCGTGAGAAGCTGCAGGAGCGCCTGGCCAAGCTGGTTGGCGGCGTTGCCGTCATCAAGGTCGGTGCTGCTACCGAGACCGAGATGAAGGAGAAGAAGGCCCGCGTTGAGGACGCCATGCACGCGACCCGCGCTGCCGTCGAAGAAGGCATCGTCCCGGGCGGCGGCGTCGCTCTGGTTCGCTGTGCCAAGGATGTCGACGCTCTGATCAAGACCCTCGAGGGCGATGAGAAGATCGGCGCCTCCATCATCCGTCGCGCTATCGAAGAGCCCCTGCGCCAGATCGTCGGCAACGCCGGCGAAGAGGGCGCAGTGGTTGTCGGCAAGATCCTGGAAGGCAAGGACAACCAGGGTTACAACGCAGCCACCGGCGTTTTCGAGGACCTGGTTGCCGCCGGCGTCATCGACCCGACCAAGGTAACCCGCACCGCGCTGCAGAACGCTGCTTCCATCAGCGGCCTGCTGCTGACCACCGAGGCTCTCATCTCCGAGATCCCCGAGAAGGCTGCTCCGGCTGCCGGTGGCCACAGCCACGGCGGCGGCATGGACGGCATGTACTAG